Proteins from one Pyrobaculum neutrophilum V24Sta genomic window:
- the pdxS gene encoding pyridoxal 5'-phosphate synthase lyase subunit PdxS encodes MIGEVYAHLEKIRDFFYGLAEVRDRLRESGVTWPKPLPEAEVGTVRVKIGLPAMLRRGVIMDVTSVEQAQIAEEAGAVGVMVLDKLPYDVRKAGGVARMADVKVIEEVMSHITIPVSAKVRIGHYYEAVILQEIGVDLIDESEVLTPVDEQHHINKWAFAVPFVNGCRELCEALRRISEGASMIRSKGEAGTGNVSEAVKHFKALYGAIEELSAALRTGDEERIRDYARRCQAPIELAALTARLGRLPVVTFAAGGIATPADAALMMWLGADGIFVGSGIFKSQDPRERAEAIVLAAAYWDDPEKVVEAQRMVSEKSAMMGIDVKTLKPEELLQTRGV; translated from the coding sequence ATGATCGGGGAAGTGTACGCACACCTGGAGAAGATCAGGGACTTCTTCTACGGCCTTGCCGAGGTGAGAGATAGGCTTAGGGAGTCGGGGGTTACCTGGCCCAAGCCTCTCCCCGAGGCCGAGGTGGGGACCGTAAGAGTTAAGATAGGCCTCCCGGCGATGCTCAGGCGGGGGGTCATCATGGACGTCACCAGCGTGGAGCAGGCGCAGATAGCTGAGGAAGCGGGCGCCGTGGGCGTCATGGTGTTGGATAAGCTTCCCTACGACGTTAGAAAGGCCGGGGGCGTCGCAAGGATGGCGGACGTGAAGGTGATAGAGGAGGTCATGAGCCACATCACCATCCCCGTCTCGGCTAAGGTGAGGATCGGCCACTACTACGAGGCCGTGATCCTACAGGAGATCGGGGTGGACCTCATAGACGAGTCCGAGGTCCTCACGCCTGTGGACGAACAACACCACATAAACAAGTGGGCCTTCGCGGTGCCCTTCGTCAACGGGTGCCGCGAGCTGTGCGAGGCGCTGAGGAGGATCTCCGAGGGAGCCTCGATGATTAGATCCAAGGGCGAGGCGGGTACTGGCAACGTAAGCGAGGCCGTGAAACACTTCAAGGCCCTATATGGGGCGATAGAGGAGCTGTCGGCCGCGCTGAGGACGGGGGACGAGGAGAGGATAAGGGACTACGCCAGGAGGTGCCAAGCCCCCATAGAGCTGGCCGCGCTTACGGCTAGGCTGGGCAGGCTCCCCGTGGTGACCTTCGCCGCCGGCGGCATAGCGACGCCGGCAGACGCGGCCTTGATGATGTGGCTGGGGGCAGACGGCATATTCGTCGGCAGCGGCATATTCAAGAGCCAGGACCCCAGGGAGAGGGCGGAGGCCATCGTGCTGGCGGCGGCCTACTGGGACGACCCGGAGAAGGTGGTGGAGGCCCAGAGGATGGTCAGCGAGAAAAGCGCCATGATGGGCATAGACGTCAAAACGCTGAAGCCCGAGGAGCTGCTCCAGACCAGGGGGGTATGA